A single genomic interval of uncultured Sphaerochaeta sp. harbors:
- a CDS encoding ketopantoate reductase family protein yields MKNIAMLGCGAVGALYGLRLHNLLGEEHVCFLVDEARKNRYTQEGIYLNDRRAPFRYCTPDAAPVADLVILATKNHHLIDAIAMLKPVIGPDTAIISLLNGIESERELSKAFGKEKVLYGFAVGLNSTHVGNHITYTKEGRIVFGEKSNEKTERVNKISALFDRAGVSYVVPENIERELWNKFMLNTAYNTISGLLSATYGDLDQEPVWNLAQQVCKEVQNVAKAEGVLLPDSLIEENHRIVTSLGFTGKTSMCQDMEAGRKTENKWFSGTVIKLGKIHGIPTPTCEVLSALVEARENISLRLGQAR; encoded by the coding sequence ATGAAAAATATTGCAATGCTTGGTTGTGGGGCAGTTGGAGCCCTCTATGGCCTACGATTACATAACCTGCTGGGTGAGGAACATGTCTGTTTCCTCGTTGATGAGGCCCGAAAAAATCGATATACACAGGAAGGCATATACCTCAATGACCGGAGAGCTCCCTTTCGGTACTGCACCCCGGATGCAGCTCCCGTGGCTGACCTCGTAATCCTTGCCACCAAGAACCATCACCTAATAGACGCTATTGCCATGTTGAAGCCTGTTATTGGCCCAGACACGGCCATCATCTCCCTGCTCAATGGAATTGAAAGCGAACGGGAACTCTCAAAGGCTTTTGGAAAAGAGAAAGTACTCTATGGTTTTGCAGTAGGACTGAATTCTACACATGTTGGTAATCATATCACTTATACCAAAGAAGGCAGGATTGTCTTCGGCGAGAAGAGCAATGAAAAAACAGAACGGGTGAATAAGATCTCAGCCCTGTTTGACCGTGCAGGTGTTTCTTATGTAGTGCCAGAGAACATTGAGCGTGAGCTCTGGAACAAGTTCATGCTCAACACTGCGTACAACACAATAAGCGGACTGCTCTCTGCAACCTATGGAGATCTGGATCAAGAGCCGGTATGGAATCTTGCGCAGCAAGTATGCAAGGAAGTACAGAACGTTGCAAAGGCTGAGGGAGTCCTCCTCCCTGATTCACTCATTGAAGAGAACCATCGTATCGTGACCTCACTTGGTTTTACAGGCAAAACCTCCATGTGCCAAGACATGGAGGCTGGAAGAAAAACAGAAAACAAGTGGTTCAGTGGGACAGTAATCAAGCTGGGAAAGATCCATGGGATCCCTACCCCAACCTGTGAAGTGCTCTCAGCCTTGGTTGAGGCACGGGAAAATATCAGCCTTAGGCTCGGCCAAGCTCGATAA
- a CDS encoding GGDEF domain-containing protein codes for MNHSFFVRTDTKKVVQETYWSKPISLAMPFKTTLESLFQQDDKDRFNTIFSNAIDHETEVFCAHIPIIEEQEQLCFFIASAKKFVYVLALDYLANLPSSIQEAHNQVIFAMIKQFAVLRGEQLMHASEEVYNHFEEIQKLNNDLVNTQRQLQRANRKLEQLNLELNNRLVKDALTGLVSRYQYHSEMQTVIQENPHDQGLFVFIDIDDFKQVNDNYGHAIGDQYLVGFSARLSSLSCTGVSIAMRIAGDEFGLYLHGLEATDEAVVQHFYQTFTSHVTKDPIHTDAGDLPICCSLGMAIYNKDTTNLFELIEYADFAMYQAKRSGKNSYCVFDKKAYEAEKNED; via the coding sequence ATGAACCACTCATTCTTCGTCCGCACTGATACAAAAAAAGTAGTGCAAGAGACCTACTGGTCGAAACCCATATCATTGGCCATGCCCTTCAAGACCACCTTGGAGTCTCTGTTTCAACAAGATGATAAAGATCGTTTCAACACAATCTTCTCCAATGCAATAGATCATGAGACTGAAGTCTTTTGCGCTCATATACCTATTATTGAGGAACAGGAGCAACTCTGTTTCTTCATTGCCAGTGCTAAAAAATTTGTGTATGTATTGGCATTGGATTATCTTGCTAATCTTCCTTCCTCTATCCAGGAAGCACACAACCAGGTCATCTTTGCCATGATCAAGCAATTTGCTGTGTTGCGCGGTGAACAACTGATGCACGCCTCGGAAGAAGTGTACAACCACTTTGAAGAGATCCAAAAACTCAACAATGATTTGGTCAATACACAACGCCAGTTGCAACGGGCAAACCGAAAATTGGAACAGCTGAACCTGGAGCTGAATAACCGCCTTGTCAAGGATGCATTGACCGGCTTGGTAAGTCGCTATCAGTACCACTCCGAGATGCAAACGGTCATCCAAGAGAATCCCCATGATCAAGGGCTCTTCGTCTTCATCGACATTGATGACTTCAAACAAGTCAATGATAATTATGGACATGCCATAGGAGACCAGTACTTGGTGGGATTCTCAGCTCGTCTTTCCAGCCTCTCCTGTACAGGAGTCTCCATCGCCATGCGCATTGCTGGAGATGAGTTCGGACTCTACCTCCATGGGCTGGAAGCAACTGATGAAGCAGTCGTTCAGCATTTTTATCAAACCTTTACATCCCACGTGACAAAAGATCCTATTCATACCGATGCAGGGGACCTTCCTATCTGCTGCAGCCTTGGTATGGCTATCTATAACAAAGACACTACCAACTTGTTTGAGCTCATCGAGTATGCCGACTTCGCAATGTACCAGGCAAAACGCTCAGGGAAGAATTCCTATTGCGTGTTTGACAAAAAAGCCTATGAAGCAGAAAAAAACGAAGATTGA
- a CDS encoding FadR/GntR family transcriptional regulator, with the protein MDISNISLTRTNLSSQVADHLEEYILSSPKSKVSEKLPSEMKLAKQYNVSRPVIREAMKLLQERGLISLKNGSGAYITRPETDTVMNAINRIMQVDHIKSEDLTQVREILELSSADLAVQKITDEDLQKMDLILSKFEDKTLPLKERVKLDEQFHLTIAQAGGNELLCMFIGVLTSLLRDYMGKGILVEGGIEDAISRHREIYQAFCNRDRQAVHHAMAEHLKVSSLNVQFFDKKGATAKTK; encoded by the coding sequence ATGGATATTTCGAACATTTCGCTTACTCGGACAAATCTAAGTTCGCAGGTTGCTGACCATCTGGAAGAATACATACTCTCCTCCCCAAAAAGCAAGGTCTCCGAGAAACTCCCTTCAGAAATGAAACTTGCAAAACAGTACAACGTAAGCCGCCCAGTAATCAGGGAAGCTATGAAACTATTGCAGGAGAGAGGTCTTATCTCATTGAAGAATGGTAGTGGTGCATATATCACTCGTCCTGAAACCGATACGGTGATGAATGCCATCAACCGTATCATGCAGGTAGACCATATTAAATCTGAGGATTTGACTCAGGTACGCGAGATTCTTGAACTCTCCTCAGCCGATCTTGCAGTACAGAAAATTACAGATGAAGATCTCCAGAAGATGGATCTAATCCTTTCCAAGTTTGAGGATAAAACGCTCCCATTGAAGGAACGTGTCAAGCTGGATGAACAGTTTCATTTGACCATTGCACAGGCTGGTGGCAATGAGTTGCTATGTATGTTTATCGGCGTTCTGACATCCCTCCTCCGCGATTACATGGGAAAGGGGATCCTTGTAGAAGGCGGTATTGAAGATGCAATCTCCCGCCACCGGGAAATCTACCAAGCCTTCTGCAATAGAGATAGGCAAGCTGTGCATCATGCAATGGCTGAACACCTCAAGGTATCTAGTCTCAACGTACAATTCTTTGACAAGAAAGGTGCAACCGCTAAAACGAAGTAA
- a CDS encoding aldolase/citrate lyase family protein produces MNRGNEFRKRLLEGTALGGHVFLNDPAITEALARHGYDFIWIDAEHGPFDKQNLLMHIMAANAGGAGAFVRVASQEMDIIKPVLEMGIDGIIIPMVLNEVEAKQVLDLCLYPPKGTRGFGPRRAIGYNSQNLKTYLEQSEESFIRIIQIEHVEAVHHVEAILSLPALDAIIIGPNDLSGSIGHLGNPLHPDVLALAEIAIKAAKEAKKPVGVSIGPDAKTIEIYKALGVDFFSCGDDISFLQQGARQTISMVRK; encoded by the coding sequence ATGAACCGTGGAAACGAGTTTCGAAAGAGATTGCTGGAAGGCACGGCCCTTGGGGGCCATGTCTTCCTCAATGATCCTGCAATTACTGAAGCACTTGCCCGACATGGCTACGATTTCATCTGGATTGATGCTGAGCATGGACCATTTGACAAGCAGAACCTATTGATGCACATCATGGCAGCAAATGCAGGTGGTGCAGGAGCCTTTGTACGAGTAGCCAGCCAAGAAATGGATATCATCAAGCCCGTTCTTGAAATGGGTATTGATGGGATCATCATTCCCATGGTCCTAAATGAAGTTGAAGCAAAGCAGGTACTTGATCTCTGCCTGTATCCTCCCAAAGGCACGCGGGGTTTTGGCCCCAGACGTGCGATAGGATACAACAGCCAGAACCTCAAAACCTACCTGGAACAAAGTGAAGAGAGTTTTATCAGGATCATCCAGATAGAGCATGTGGAGGCCGTACACCATGTGGAAGCCATCCTCTCTTTGCCTGCACTGGACGCAATCATTATTGGCCCGAATGATCTCTCTGGATCCATCGGTCATTTGGGAAATCCTTTACATCCAGATGTACTTGCCTTGGCTGAAATTGCGATCAAGGCGGCAAAGGAAGCAAAGAAACCTGTGGGTGTTTCCATCGGTCCTGATGCAAAGACGATTGAGATATACAAGGCACTGGGAGTGGATTTTTTCAGCTGTGGGGATGATATTTCCTTCTTACAGCAAGGTGCAAGACAGACCATTTCCATGGTGCGTAAGTAG
- a CDS encoding M20/M25/M40 family metallo-hydrolase, translating to MQNLIDTFLKLVSFDSVSYEEDQIALFLETALLQAGLHTEYDEGENLYGFLPGKGRTILLNAHMDTVDLARGAKVVEDGGNLRSDGTTALGADDKAAIAAILVALDTIKQQKIAHPNIVVLFTRSEEQGLVGAQSIDVSKLSSVSHGFTFDASGPVGGAISAAPSQDKIEAVFHGKGAHAGFKPETGISAIQMASQAVTNMQLLRIDEETTANVGSFIAPGAKNIVCDQATLVFEARSLDPKKLAAQSRSMIDAMKNAAKDHGGSVDITHEHQYEAYHHREDATVLKHFQEACGRLGISVRLAPTLGGSDANVLNKLGIETLVCTSGYEEPHTKSEYIPIKELENLFSLVLELITL from the coding sequence ATGCAAAACCTTATAGACACCTTTTTAAAATTGGTTTCTTTCGACTCAGTCTCCTATGAAGAAGACCAGATCGCACTCTTCTTGGAAACAGCACTGCTTCAGGCAGGACTCCATACAGAATACGATGAGGGGGAGAATTTGTATGGCTTCCTTCCCGGGAAAGGCCGGACCATTCTGCTCAATGCCCATATGGATACTGTCGATCTAGCTAGAGGAGCAAAGGTTGTCGAAGATGGGGGAAATCTAAGGAGTGACGGAACCACCGCTCTCGGCGCTGATGACAAGGCAGCTATCGCGGCCATCCTGGTCGCTCTCGATACCATAAAACAGCAAAAGATTGCGCATCCAAATATCGTGGTACTCTTCACCAGAAGTGAAGAACAAGGACTGGTAGGAGCACAGAGCATTGATGTTAGTAAGCTCTCTTCTGTATCCCATGGATTCACGTTTGATGCCTCGGGCCCCGTGGGAGGAGCAATCAGCGCTGCTCCCTCACAGGACAAGATAGAAGCGGTATTCCATGGAAAGGGAGCTCATGCCGGATTCAAACCAGAGACTGGTATCAGTGCCATCCAGATGGCAAGCCAGGCAGTGACCAATATGCAATTACTCAGAATCGATGAAGAGACCACCGCAAATGTGGGGTCATTCATTGCTCCGGGAGCCAAGAACATCGTATGTGACCAGGCGACCCTGGTCTTTGAGGCAAGAAGCCTTGATCCAAAGAAACTGGCAGCACAATCAAGGAGCATGATCGATGCAATGAAAAATGCGGCCAAGGATCATGGCGGAAGCGTCGATATTACCCATGAACATCAGTATGAGGCATATCACCATCGGGAGGATGCAACAGTACTGAAGCACTTCCAGGAGGCGTGTGGAAGGCTGGGAATATCTGTGAGGCTTGCCCCTACGCTCGGGGGAAGTGATGCCAATGTCTTGAACAAGCTGGGTATAGAGACCCTTGTCTGCACCTCCGGTTATGAAGAACCTCATACAAAGAGTGAATATATTCCTATAAAAGAACTGGAGAACCTGTTCTCCTTGGTATTGGAGTTAATTACCTTATGA
- a CDS encoding 3'-5' exonuclease, with the protein MLNYTIVDSDSALAELRASWRERGIVSVAMDFEGEFNLHIYGEHLCLIQLFDRKSFYLVDPFTLSKESLQEFLEDTSLEKVMFDCASDSALVRKQYGIIMEGVYDIRVPAMALGYMGNLSGLVERYLPEIPKQPMSNKKKNQMTNWLKRPLRPEQIQYALSDVEHLFTLKDLLIAAVAEKGLQTKVAEQMQVVGKSKGPDKPGWTKFSSWKYLSKDEKIFLKHFFLARDGLARKYNVPAVRILEKPLLLQMAKNVPASDIDFHIYCGKCAPRKLNELVETLKKAKQEALIELGRA; encoded by the coding sequence ATGCTTAATTATACCATCGTTGATTCTGATTCTGCCTTAGCGGAGCTACGTGCCTCTTGGAGAGAACGTGGCATTGTATCGGTTGCCATGGATTTTGAAGGGGAGTTCAATCTCCATATCTATGGGGAGCATCTCTGTCTCATCCAACTTTTTGATAGAAAATCGTTTTATTTGGTTGATCCTTTCACTCTCTCCAAGGAATCCTTGCAGGAGTTTTTGGAAGATACCTCACTTGAGAAAGTGATGTTCGACTGTGCCAGTGATTCCGCTCTGGTAAGGAAGCAGTATGGAATTATCATGGAAGGTGTGTATGACATCAGGGTTCCTGCCATGGCCTTGGGCTATATGGGAAATCTCAGTGGATTGGTAGAACGCTATCTTCCAGAAATCCCCAAACAGCCGATGTCAAACAAGAAAAAGAATCAGATGACCAATTGGCTTAAGCGACCCCTGAGACCTGAACAGATTCAATATGCATTGAGTGATGTAGAACACTTATTTACGTTGAAGGATCTATTGATTGCAGCAGTAGCTGAGAAGGGGCTGCAGACAAAGGTGGCTGAGCAAATGCAGGTGGTGGGTAAGAGTAAAGGTCCTGACAAACCAGGCTGGACCAAGTTCTCTTCCTGGAAGTACCTGTCAAAAGATGAGAAGATTTTTCTTAAGCACTTCTTCCTCGCTCGCGATGGTCTTGCAAGAAAATACAATGTCCCTGCAGTGCGAATTCTGGAAAAACCTCTCTTGCTTCAGATGGCAAAGAACGTCCCAGCCTCTGACATCGATTTCCATATCTACTGTGGAAAATGTGCCCCCAGGAAGCTCAATGAATTGGTAGAGACACTGAAGAAAGCTAAACAGGAAGCGCTTATCGAGCTTGGCCGAGCCTAA
- a CDS encoding aldo/keto reductase, with protein MSYTANETRYDSMRYRYAGKSGLRLPELSLGLWHNFGAEADDGVCRSILTTAFDLGVTHFDLANNYGPPAGSAEERFGSILKHDLAPYRDELIISSKAGYYMWPGPYGEWGSRKYLISSCDQSLRRMGLDYVDIFYHHRPDPNTPLEETMGALAHLVRQGKALYVGISNYRAEEAVKAIKLLKEMGTPCVLNQVRYSMLDRWVEENDLLNAMGNQAGTICFSPLAQGLLTSRYLDGNIPEGSRASENRFLKADSITKERVTLLNELNKIATRRSQSLSELAISWLLKNEKVTSVLIGASSKAQLLQNLKALDKPSTFSSEELSELDALLEKWE; from the coding sequence ATGAGTTATACAGCAAACGAAACACGATATGATTCCATGCGGTATCGGTATGCAGGTAAGAGCGGACTCCGCCTTCCTGAGCTCTCCTTGGGACTCTGGCACAATTTTGGTGCAGAGGCTGACGACGGTGTATGTCGGAGTATTCTCACCACTGCATTTGACCTTGGTGTTACCCATTTTGATTTGGCGAACAACTACGGCCCTCCCGCTGGCAGCGCAGAAGAGCGGTTTGGCTCCATTCTGAAACACGACCTCGCTCCTTACCGGGATGAGCTGATTATTTCCAGCAAGGCAGGCTACTATATGTGGCCAGGACCATATGGTGAGTGGGGTAGCCGTAAGTACCTGATCAGCAGCTGCGACCAATCTTTGAGGCGAATGGGTCTTGATTACGTGGATATTTTCTACCACCACCGCCCTGACCCCAACACCCCTCTTGAGGAGACCATGGGAGCGCTTGCCCATTTGGTCCGTCAGGGAAAAGCCCTGTATGTGGGAATCAGTAATTACCGTGCAGAAGAGGCAGTAAAGGCAATCAAATTACTTAAAGAAATGGGAACTCCCTGTGTATTGAACCAGGTACGGTACTCGATGCTGGACCGCTGGGTGGAAGAGAATGATTTGCTGAATGCCATGGGTAACCAGGCAGGAACCATCTGTTTCTCTCCCCTTGCCCAAGGGTTGTTGACTTCACGCTATCTTGATGGAAACATTCCAGAAGGCTCACGGGCAAGTGAAAATCGATTCCTGAAGGCTGATTCAATCACGAAGGAGCGAGTTACCCTGCTCAATGAGCTTAATAAGATAGCTACAAGAAGGAGTCAGAGCCTCTCTGAGCTTGCCATCAGTTGGCTGCTCAAGAATGAGAAAGTAACCAGTGTACTCATTGGTGCCAGCAGCAAGGCGCAGTTGCTCCAGAACTTAAAGGCATTGGACAAGCCGTCTACATTCTCCTCAGAAGAGCTCTCTGAGTTGGATGCTCTTCTGGAGAAATGGGAGTAG
- a CDS encoding DUF1801 domain-containing protein, producing the protein MYAQEVDAYIAELEKEKRIPLDQIRTLVHEVVPDVVESIKWRMPTFSLPGGGDIIHMAAFKNHIGLYPLPEAIEEFQEALAPYHTSKGAIQIPFGSALPLDVIERIIRFRIAFLLERKK; encoded by the coding sequence ATGTATGCACAGGAAGTAGATGCCTATATTGCAGAACTTGAGAAAGAGAAGAGAATACCCTTGGACCAGATACGTACTCTGGTCCATGAGGTAGTTCCTGATGTGGTGGAGTCCATCAAGTGGAGGATGCCTACCTTCAGCTTGCCTGGTGGTGGGGATATCATCCATATGGCAGCTTTCAAGAACCATATTGGCCTCTATCCGCTTCCTGAAGCGATTGAAGAGTTCCAGGAAGCATTGGCTCCCTATCATACAAGTAAAGGAGCAATTCAGATCCCCTTTGGGTCTGCATTGCCCCTTGATGTGATTGAGAGAATTATTCGGTTTAGAATAGCTTTCCTATTGGAAAGAAAGAAATAG
- a CDS encoding MerR family transcriptional regulator, giving the protein MKYTIKEMVELSGVSERTLRYWEEYGLLTPVRHPQNGYRLYGKKELLVIQQILFYRELEFSLKTIKSLLDDPNFEAGSALERQRELLLEKRNKLDQLIQTITYTIQESKGEITMSDKEHFEGFKKQMIAENETQYGEEIRQKYGEETVEKANAQMMGMNEGTYKKFTALGNEVLEKLQAAAKEGDPTSPLAREVASLHAEWLRFTWPHYSAEAHRGIVQMYTDDERFGAYYQGNAQFLKDAVNHFLEGE; this is encoded by the coding sequence ATGAAGTATACGATCAAAGAAATGGTTGAGCTAAGTGGAGTAAGCGAACGTACCCTCCGTTACTGGGAGGAGTATGGTCTCCTCACCCCTGTTAGGCACCCTCAGAATGGATACCGACTCTATGGTAAAAAGGAATTGCTGGTGATACAGCAGATTCTTTTCTATCGGGAGCTGGAATTCTCCTTAAAAACCATCAAGTCCTTACTTGATGATCCAAATTTTGAAGCCGGGAGCGCCTTGGAAAGACAGAGGGAACTGCTCCTTGAAAAACGTAACAAGCTCGACCAGCTCATACAGACCATTACGTATACCATCCAAGAAAGCAAAGGAGAGATCACCATGAGTGACAAAGAGCATTTTGAAGGTTTCAAGAAGCAGATGATTGCTGAGAATGAAACACAATATGGTGAAGAAATTCGCCAGAAGTACGGAGAGGAAACCGTAGAGAAGGCAAATGCACAGATGATGGGAATGAACGAGGGAACCTATAAAAAGTTTACAGCATTGGGGAATGAGGTGTTAGAAAAACTCCAGGCAGCCGCAAAAGAAGGAGACCCTACCAGCCCTCTCGCCAGGGAAGTGGCATCACTCCATGCCGAATGGCTCCGCTTCACGTGGCCCCACTACTCAGCGGAAGCTCATCGGGGCATCGTACAGATGTACACAGACGATGAGCGGTTTGGGGCCTACTACCAAGGCAACGCCCAATTCCTTAAGGATGCAGTTAATCATTTCCTGGAAGGAGAATAA
- a CDS encoding dihydrodipicolinate synthase family protein, which translates to MQEQYNGCWPTMITPFTEDNKVDFQGVKNLTDWYIDRGCDGIFAVCQSSEMFFLTPQEKLDIAKAVVEAAEGRVKVIASGHTADDHQAQIQELGAMAETGVDAVVLVSNRMAKEEEGEDVFRKNAEDIFTQLPSVTFGLYECPYPYLRLLSDDFLHWAAHEDKLVFLKDVSCSLEIEKRRVELVKGTKLALFNANTATVLDSWIAGYDGYNGVMANFHIDIYKWLYEHFREDEALARRVSDFLTVTAITEARAYPINAKYHYAQTDIPMSLVTRSKPVSLLNENARLEIASLIRMERAMRTELGLKQ; encoded by the coding sequence ATGCAAGAACAATATAATGGTTGCTGGCCAACCATGATCACCCCATTCACAGAAGACAACAAGGTAGACTTCCAGGGTGTCAAGAATCTCACAGACTGGTACATAGACCGGGGATGTGATGGCATCTTTGCAGTTTGCCAGTCCAGTGAGATGTTCTTCCTCACTCCTCAGGAAAAGCTCGATATTGCAAAGGCAGTGGTCGAAGCAGCAGAGGGCAGAGTCAAGGTTATCGCAAGTGGACATACCGCTGATGACCACCAAGCACAAATCCAGGAGCTCGGAGCAATGGCTGAGACGGGTGTGGATGCTGTGGTACTGGTATCGAACAGGATGGCCAAGGAAGAGGAAGGAGAAGATGTCTTCAGAAAGAATGCTGAAGATATCTTTACCCAGCTTCCTTCCGTCACTTTTGGATTGTACGAATGCCCCTACCCCTATCTCAGGCTATTGAGTGATGACTTTCTTCATTGGGCTGCGCATGAGGACAAGTTGGTCTTCCTTAAGGATGTTTCCTGCTCCCTTGAGATCGAGAAGCGACGTGTTGAACTGGTAAAAGGGACCAAGCTTGCGCTCTTCAATGCCAATACCGCTACCGTGCTCGATTCATGGATTGCCGGATATGACGGGTACAATGGAGTAATGGCAAACTTCCATATCGATATTTATAAGTGGTTATATGAGCATTTCCGGGAGGATGAAGCGTTGGCCAGACGTGTGAGCGATTTCCTTACGGTAACAGCGATCACCGAAGCAAGGGCCTACCCCATCAATGCAAAATATCACTATGCACAGACGGACATTCCCATGAGTCTGGTGACCCGTTCAAAGCCAGTCTCCTTACTCAATGAGAATGCACGCCTTGAAATCGCCAGCTTGATCCGGATGGAGAGAGCAATGCGAACTGAATTGGGATTGAAGCAATGA
- a CDS encoding cobalamin-dependent protein (Presence of a B(12) (cobalamin)-binding domain implies dependence on cobalamin itself, in one of its several forms, or in some unusual lineages, dependence on a cobalamin-like analog.), which yields MSLLLPDIDPRRISLAQKIFDQQFEQDPRLEQEMDDRRKRLMFQDILYNFDFLSTAVQIGDEKLFTNYAVWLYELLCNLMKDLDRDRIKDQMVHHYEILKIFCDKLFEEETMIASAKTILDAAIDATEDAMDNYQVSEAFLEGPHLPIRRAFLNALLRSETQKAIQIIEDARKDGLSLEELYEDVIRLSMQEVGELWYQNKITVDKEHYATSTTQMILARFYPYIFNQRPVDKKILTCCIGSELHEMGGRMVADLFEYHGWESVYLGAAVPIPSLVSAVAEHQPDLVALSVTMPQHLQTCYLAVKTLKEKYPSLLVAVGGRAFKTSGGMYKTWPIDVYTDLATELVLWADKVDAKS from the coding sequence ATGAGTTTATTACTACCGGACATAGACCCAAGACGTATCAGTCTCGCGCAAAAGATCTTTGACCAACAGTTCGAACAAGACCCCAGACTTGAACAGGAGATGGATGATCGACGGAAACGTCTCATGTTCCAAGACATACTCTACAACTTCGACTTCCTTTCAACTGCAGTACAAATCGGAGATGAGAAGCTCTTCACGAACTATGCAGTCTGGCTCTATGAGTTGCTCTGTAACCTGATGAAAGACCTCGACCGTGATCGCATCAAGGACCAGATGGTGCATCACTACGAAATACTGAAGATCTTCTGTGACAAGCTCTTTGAAGAAGAAACAATGATTGCTTCCGCAAAAACCATCCTTGATGCAGCTATTGATGCAACTGAAGATGCAATGGACAACTACCAGGTATCTGAAGCCTTTCTCGAAGGTCCTCATCTTCCCATCCGAAGAGCATTTCTTAACGCACTTCTTAGGAGTGAAACCCAGAAGGCGATCCAAATCATTGAAGATGCAAGAAAAGACGGACTAAGTCTGGAAGAGCTCTATGAGGATGTTATACGTCTCAGCATGCAGGAAGTCGGAGAACTCTGGTACCAGAACAAGATAACCGTGGACAAGGAACATTACGCTACCTCCACCACCCAGATGATTCTCGCTCGCTTCTATCCATACATTTTCAACCAGAGACCAGTAGACAAGAAAATCCTTACCTGTTGCATTGGCAGCGAGCTTCATGAGATGGGAGGAAGAATGGTAGCCGACCTTTTTGAATATCATGGATGGGAAAGCGTCTACCTTGGGGCAGCGGTCCCTATTCCTTCTTTAGTAAGCGCAGTGGCAGAGCATCAACCCGATCTGGTTGCACTCTCGGTCACCATGCCCCAACACCTCCAAACCTGTTATCTAGCGGTAAAGACATTAAAAGAGAAATACCCTTCCCTACTCGTTGCAGTTGGGGGAAGAGCATTCAAAACGAGTGGGGGCATGTATAAGACATGGCCCATCGATGTGTATACAGACCTTGCAACAGAGTTGGTCCTTTGGGCTGATAAGGTGGATGCCAAATCATGA